In the Acidobacteriota bacterium genome, one interval contains:
- a CDS encoding GMC family oxidoreductase, with product MNSHVLEVIRSPKVYDVVVIGSGAGGGAAVQVLTGKGIEVALLEAGPMLDPEKDYKEHMLPHHVDHRGAGEGGAHYFGRQPWGFFRAPNGAWDLEGEPYTVAPGSEFRWFRSRILGGRTNHYGRISLRFADYDFVPYSMDGLGTDWPLTYDDLAPYYDKAEAFIGVTGSIEGIRSAPDGIFQPCPPPKAHEHLIKQACSRMNIPCIPMRRAVITKPLNGRPACHYCGQCGRGCITASNYASSQVQILPALKTGKLKIFDQAMAREILSDENGRVTAVSYIDKKTRTEQQIRCRVVVLAASACESARLLLNSRSSRFPQGLANNSGVVGRFLMDTVGLGVGGYVPALEGMPHYDTDGFSGGHVYSPWWEWDKKNKEFPRGYHIEIGGGFGMPGVGSFQGQVNRIGGYGRQLKDRIRKEYGSFVYFAGRGEMIPNNLSYCELDPVTVDKWGIPVLRFHFKWSDYEWKQARHMERTFVDLIESMGGQVLGRRSPRQDGKGISVPGTIIHELGTVRMGNDPRSSALNQYCQGHEVPNLFVADAGPFVSNPDKNPTLTITALAWRTSDYIAEEMKQGHV from the coding sequence TTGAATAGCCATGTGCTGGAGGTCATTCGGAGTCCCAAGGTCTACGACGTGGTGGTCATCGGTTCCGGCGCCGGCGGCGGCGCCGCAGTCCAGGTCCTGACCGGGAAGGGCATCGAAGTGGCCCTCCTGGAAGCGGGCCCCATGCTGGATCCCGAAAAGGACTACAAGGAGCACATGCTCCCGCACCACGTGGACCACCGGGGCGCCGGCGAAGGTGGGGCCCATTACTTCGGAAGGCAGCCTTGGGGCTTCTTTCGGGCGCCCAACGGAGCCTGGGATCTGGAGGGCGAACCCTACACGGTGGCGCCCGGCAGCGAATTCCGCTGGTTCCGGTCCCGGATCCTGGGTGGACGCACCAACCACTACGGCCGGATCTCACTTCGGTTCGCCGACTACGATTTCGTGCCCTACTCCATGGACGGGCTGGGCACCGACTGGCCCCTCACCTACGACGACCTGGCTCCCTACTACGACAAGGCCGAGGCCTTCATCGGGGTCACCGGGAGCATCGAGGGCATCCGGAGCGCGCCCGACGGCATCTTCCAACCGTGCCCGCCCCCCAAGGCCCACGAGCACCTCATCAAGCAGGCGTGCAGCCGGATGAACATCCCCTGCATTCCCATGCGGCGGGCGGTCATTACCAAGCCGCTGAACGGCCGGCCGGCCTGCCACTATTGCGGGCAGTGCGGCCGCGGTTGCATCACCGCTTCCAACTACGCCTCCAGCCAGGTCCAGATCCTGCCCGCCCTGAAGACGGGCAAGCTGAAGATCTTCGATCAGGCCATGGCCAGGGAGATTCTGAGCGACGAAAACGGCCGCGTCACTGCCGTCTCCTACATCGACAAGAAGACTCGAACCGAGCAGCAGATCCGGTGCCGGGTCGTCGTGTTGGCGGCCAGCGCCTGCGAGTCCGCCCGATTGTTGCTCAACTCCCGGTCCAGCCGCTTTCCCCAGGGCCTGGCCAACAACTCGGGAGTGGTGGGCCGGTTCTTGATGGACACCGTCGGTCTGGGCGTCGGAGGATACGTGCCGGCCCTGGAGGGCATGCCCCATTACGACACGGACGGCTTCAGCGGCGGCCATGTCTACTCGCCGTGGTGGGAATGGGACAAGAAGAACAAGGAATTCCCCCGCGGGTACCACATCGAGATCGGCGGCGGCTTCGGAATGCCCGGAGTCGGCAGCTTTCAGGGCCAGGTGAACCGGATCGGCGGCTACGGGCGTCAGCTCAAGGACCGGATCCGGAAGGAATACGGGTCCTTCGTCTACTTCGCCGGGCGCGGTGAGATGATTCCCAACAATCTGAGCTACTGTGAACTGGATCCCGTGACCGTGGACAAGTGGGGGATTCCGGTGCTGCGCTTCCATTTCAAATGGAGCGACTACGAATGGAAGCAGGCCCGGCACATGGAGCGAACCTTCGTCGACCTCATCGAGTCCATGGGCGGGCAGGTGCTGGGCCGCCGGTCGCCCCGCCAGGACGGGAAGGGCATTTCGGTCCCCGGCACCATCATCCATGAGTTGGGGACGGTTCGGATGGGGAACGATCCGCGGAGTTCGGCCCTGAACCAGTATTGCCAGGGTCACGAGGTCCCGAACCTTTTCGTGGCGGATGCCGGACCGTTCGTGAGTAATCCCGACAAGAATCCCACCCTCACCATCACGGCGCTGGCTTGGCGCACGTCCGATTACATCGCCGAGGAGATGAAGCAAGGCCATGTCTGA
- a CDS encoding gluconate 2-dehydrogenase subunit 3 family protein, with the protein MSEPDGRQGNEVSRRVLLQRIALAVASAGVLDLKAGRHVHKAVSQEKQRTGEYTPQCFNGGEYQTLQRLSELIIPADGRSGSALDAGAPEFIDVLANQNEELAEIFISGIFWLDREMGRRRARRFAEATEEEQIRLLDDLAAVADRSAGMLIDFHSAPEYAGFQDYTARPGGRLGPGARFFVWARRLIVDAFYTSPIGYEDVDYKGNHYRTEYEVPQEAIDYVMKRSPLGTA; encoded by the coding sequence ATGTCTGAACCAGACGGCCGACAAGGCAATGAAGTTTCCCGCCGGGTGCTGCTGCAGCGGATTGCCCTGGCCGTGGCATCGGCGGGCGTGCTGGATCTGAAGGCCGGCCGGCATGTCCACAAAGCGGTGTCCCAGGAGAAGCAGCGGACCGGCGAGTACACGCCCCAATGCTTCAACGGGGGCGAATACCAGACGCTGCAGCGGCTGAGCGAATTGATCATTCCGGCCGACGGCCGATCCGGCAGCGCTCTGGACGCCGGAGCCCCCGAATTCATCGACGTGCTCGCCAACCAGAACGAGGAGTTGGCGGAGATCTTCATCTCCGGAATCTTCTGGCTCGACCGGGAGATGGGGCGCCGCCGGGCCCGCCGTTTCGCGGAGGCCACCGAGGAGGAGCAGATTCGGCTCTTGGACGACCTGGCCGCCGTTGCGGATCGGTCAGCGGGGATGCTGATCGATTTTCATTCCGCCCCGGAATATGCCGGCTTTCAGGATTACACCGCCCGTCCCGGCGGGCGGCTGGGGCCCGGCGCCCGTTTCTTCGTGTGGGCGCGCCGCCTCATCGTGGATGCCTTCTACACCAGCCCCATCGGGTACGAAGACGTGGACTACAAGGGCAACCATTACCGCACCGAATACGAGGTCCCGCAGGAGGCCATCGACTACGTCATGAAGCGGAGTCCCCTCGGAACCGCGTGA
- a CDS encoding cupin domain-containing protein translates to MPFLELDQIEAREIFPGIRIRAPHGENLMLSIVDFEPGGHVPLHSHPHEQGGVMLEGRMELQIGSESRVLEPGEYYIIPPDTPHQARAVGGPARALDIFSPIREDYAALWADGEAE, encoded by the coding sequence ATGCCTTTTTTGGAACTGGATCAAATCGAGGCCCGGGAGATCTTTCCCGGGATCCGGATCAGGGCGCCTCACGGCGAGAATCTCATGCTGTCCATCGTGGACTTCGAACCCGGTGGCCATGTTCCCCTCCACAGTCATCCACATGAACAGGGAGGCGTGATGCTGGAGGGCCGTATGGAGCTGCAGATCGGTTCCGAGTCGAGAGTCCTGGAGCCGGGAGAGTATTACATCATTCCTCCCGACACCCCTCATCAAGCAAGGGCCGTGGGGGGACCTGCACGCGCCCTGGACATCTTCAGTCCCATCCGGGAGGACTACGCCGCCTTGTGGGCGGACGGAGAGGCCGAATGA
- the mutM gene encoding bifunctional DNA-formamidopyrimidine glycosylase/DNA-(apurinic or apyrimidinic site) lyase has product MPELPEVETLRRELEPRLRGRVIRSLSTFPSRVFQLDPAFLEAAVAGQTIHAVSRRAKYLIFKLDRWYWIIHLGMTGQLTVPDQFGKSNGSSPGGDAHIAFVARLSRGRILVFRDVRKFGRVMLLSRDGGGLGSRLGSLGPEPLDTGYLLEDFLGRLGKRKARIKSLLLDQKVVAGVGNIYADEALFEAGVHPARRVRYIRRWEKVKLFEAIPRVLERAVHHGGTTLQDYRRSRGNPGEYQSLLKVYGRDGQSCTQCGFTIQKTVISQRGSHFCPNCQPRKPRPRPVA; this is encoded by the coding sequence TTGCCTGAACTTCCCGAAGTCGAAACCCTGCGCCGGGAACTGGAGCCGCGTCTCCGGGGGCGGGTCATCCGATCGCTGAGCACGTTTCCATCGCGGGTCTTCCAATTGGACCCCGCCTTCCTGGAGGCGGCCGTCGCCGGACAGACCATCCACGCCGTGTCCCGCCGGGCGAAGTACCTCATCTTCAAGCTCGACCGCTGGTACTGGATCATTCACCTGGGCATGACCGGCCAGCTCACGGTCCCGGACCAATTCGGGAAGAGCAACGGATCGAGTCCGGGCGGGGACGCCCACATCGCTTTCGTGGCCCGCCTGTCCCGGGGCCGGATTCTGGTGTTTCGGGACGTCAGAAAATTCGGCCGGGTCATGCTGCTCTCCCGGGACGGGGGTGGCTTGGGCTCCCGCCTCGGCTCCCTGGGTCCCGAGCCCTTGGACACCGGCTATCTCCTGGAGGACTTTCTGGGCAGACTCGGCAAGAGGAAGGCGCGGATCAAGTCGTTGCTGCTGGATCAGAAGGTGGTGGCCGGGGTCGGAAACATCTATGCCGACGAGGCCCTCTTCGAAGCCGGCGTGCATCCGGCCAGAAGAGTCCGGTACATTCGCCGATGGGAGAAGGTGAAGCTGTTCGAAGCGATTCCCCGAGTGTTGGAAAGGGCCGTACACCATGGCGGGACGACCCTTCAGGATTATCGGAGGAGCCGCGGAAATCCGGGAGAATATCAGTCTTTGCTCAAAGTGTACGGGCGCGACGGGCAGTCCTGCACCCAATGCGGGTTCACGATTCAGAAGACGGTCATCAGCCAGCGAGGCAGTCATTTCTGTCCGAATTGCCAGCCCCGGAAGCCTCGTCCCAGACCGGTCGCTTGA